In a genomic window of Gloeocapsopsis dulcis:
- a CDS encoding M48 family metalloprotease: MSPQSELLHSGIEAYQQQRYYDAVEIFKRYCTSSDYNNKEYLQAQFWLIKAYQKNQSSCAIALAKQLATHPNPEAQKWAKLALEFLKSNQLQSRITHSKPKRAAQAGIKLAIAGVASNLALASGVTITLLLGMVFVLFLALTLILSSDNLIAGLNIAIAGTLIFNTAAFFLSPFLMDLMQNWLYHTRWVSLAEVQHQSPEAARIIQRICAQQKLQQPRLGIIDDQNPTAFTYGSLPNAARLVVSQGLFTYLEDEEIATVYAHELGHIVHWDFAVMTLASTLVQITYLIYTFARRLGRSGGEKIKNATGTAAAVAYVFYIVGTYLLLYLSRTREYFADHFAAETTGNPNALSRALVKIAYGILEESKHAAEPSRLIEGTRALGIYDGSIAATATGTAYRIAQPQQLGRVFLWDMFNPWGWFMELNSTHPLTGKRVRALSNYAEQLGLETEFDLSHVVAEGKSLDKKKLYSNFALDVLLYAAEAIGIFSGLVVGLFLVSAEVTSGSIIIATVLIGFGIGTLIKTAVMFPNFQFAASSDVFNLMSDPYASPLRGKPVRLKGELIGRGDAGYQFGSDLKLQDRTGMLYLRYASRFGSFGNFFFGMNRVKNLIGSPVSSVGWFRRGVMPWLDLVQLRTDAGTVVNSYHRFWSYVTGSGAIVLGLVILLLF, encoded by the coding sequence ATGTCTCCTCAATCTGAACTACTCCACTCAGGTATAGAAGCTTATCAACAGCAGCGTTATTACGATGCAGTAGAAATATTTAAAAGATATTGTACTAGTAGCGACTATAACAACAAAGAATATCTCCAAGCACAATTTTGGTTAATCAAAGCGTATCAAAAAAATCAATCCTCCTGTGCAATCGCCCTTGCAAAACAGCTAGCGACTCACCCTAATCCAGAAGCCCAAAAGTGGGCAAAACTTGCCCTTGAGTTTTTAAAAAGTAACCAATTACAATCTCGCATAACCCATAGTAAACCAAAACGAGCCGCACAAGCAGGAATCAAACTTGCCATAGCGGGTGTTGCTAGTAATCTTGCGCTAGCATCTGGCGTGACAATAACTTTGCTTTTAGGAATGGTGTTTGTCTTGTTTTTAGCCCTGACACTCATCCTCAGTAGCGATAATCTGATCGCTGGATTGAATATTGCGATCGCTGGCACACTCATATTCAATACCGCAGCCTTTTTCCTATCACCGTTCCTCATGGACTTGATGCAGAATTGGCTGTATCATACTCGCTGGGTATCTTTAGCAGAAGTACAACACCAGAGTCCAGAAGCTGCAAGAATCATTCAGCGCATCTGTGCCCAACAAAAGCTACAGCAGCCCCGATTAGGAATTATTGATGACCAAAACCCCACCGCTTTTACCTATGGTTCGCTACCCAATGCGGCGCGTTTAGTTGTCAGCCAAGGGCTTTTCACTTACTTAGAAGACGAAGAAATTGCCACAGTATACGCCCATGAACTCGGTCACATTGTCCACTGGGACTTTGCTGTCATGACGCTTGCTTCAACTTTAGTACAAATCACTTACTTAATTTACACCTTTGCTCGCAGGTTAGGGAGAAGCGGTGGTGAAAAAATAAAAAATGCCACAGGTACAGCCGCAGCAGTAGCCTATGTTTTTTACATAGTTGGAACCTATCTACTTCTTTACCTTTCACGAACACGCGAATACTTTGCCGATCATTTCGCGGCTGAAACCACAGGTAATCCCAATGCACTATCTCGTGCTTTAGTCAAGATCGCCTATGGTATTTTAGAAGAAAGTAAACACGCTGCTGAACCAAGTCGATTAATTGAAGGTACTCGTGCTTTAGGAATTTACGACGGTTCCATTGCTGCTACAGCAACAGGAACCGCGTACCGAATTGCGCAACCACAACAACTAGGGCGTGTTTTCTTATGGGATATGTTTAATCCTTGGGGCTGGTTTATGGAGTTAAATTCTACCCATCCCCTCACCGGAAAGCGCGTCCGCGCCTTGAGTAATTATGCCGAACAACTAGGATTAGAAACGGAATTTGATCTCAGTCATGTTGTTGCTGAGGGTAAAAGTCTTGATAAGAAAAAACTCTACAGTAACTTTGCCTTAGATGTGTTGCTTTATGCCGCAGAAGCGATCGGAATTTTTAGTGGTCTTGTTGTTGGTTTATTCTTAGTTTCAGCAGAAGTTACAAGTGGATCAATCATCATTGCAACAGTTTTAATTGGTTTTGGGATAGGAACTTTAATCAAAACTGCGGTGATGTTCCCTAACTTTCAATTTGCCGCTAGTTCTGATGTGTTTAACTTAATGTCCGATCCTTACGCCAGTCCCTTGCGCGGTAAACCTGTTCGACTCAAAGGTGAATTGATTGGGCGTGGTGATGCTGGTTATCAGTTTGGTTCCGATTTGAAGCTACAAGATCGTACAGGTATGCTCTATCTACGCTATGCTTCGCGTTTTGGTTCTTTTGGAAACTTCTTTTTTGGTATGAACCGTGTTAAGAACTTAATTGGTTCCCCAGTCAGTAGCGTCGGTTGGTTTCGTCGTGGCGTTATGCCGTGGCTAGATCTAGTGCAACTGCGTACTGATGCCGGTACAGTTGTTAACAGCTATCACCGCTTTTGGTCATATGTTACAGGAAGTGGTGCTATTGTTCTGGGCTTAGTGATACTATTACTTTTTTAA
- a CDS encoding RES family NAD+ phosphorylase codes for MISTVTLKRRCWQMLAPKWAYQPLSGAGAARYGGQFNEPNVEALYLSKDYITAISEYEQDLGIRPGTLCAYDVDIKGIVDLTDPQVQIVCSVTSEILVCAWKEIWLVQKQRPATWNLANRLRSHNYVGIRVPSVRHFSGVNLVLWYWHNHPDCCITVLDPTGDLPTNQNSWSK; via the coding sequence TTGATTTCAACAGTAACACTCAAGCGACGTTGCTGGCAAATGCTTGCACCCAAGTGGGCTTATCAACCATTGAGTGGGGCAGGTGCAGCGCGATACGGAGGACAATTTAACGAACCAAACGTAGAAGCACTGTATCTGTCTAAGGATTACATCACTGCAATTTCAGAGTATGAGCAAGATTTGGGCATTCGTCCAGGAACATTGTGTGCTTATGATGTTGATATTAAGGGAATAGTCGATTTAACTGACCCACAAGTACAGATAGTATGTTCGGTTACTTCAGAAATTCTCGTGTGTGCTTGGAAGGAAATCTGGCTTGTGCAAAAACAGCGCCCAGCAACATGGAATTTAGCAAATCGGCTGCGATCGCACAATTATGTGGGAATACGCGTTCCTTCAGTGCGTCACTTCAGTGGAGTTAATCTTGTCTTGTGGTATTGGCACAATCATCCAGACTGTTGCATTACTGTACTAGATCCTACAGGAGATTTACCAACTAATCAAAACTCGTGGAGCAAGTGA
- a CDS encoding antitoxin Xre/MbcA/ParS toxin-binding domain-containing protein: protein MLSSFLTEVIEPDQSFISPHLLSSRLHISLARLSAIAQVHRNTLTRHPESPDAQQRLGQIVQIVAQAAELIGDEQRASIWFRHQPLSGFDNKTAEELVAAGHADAVFAHLAMLSDGAYA, encoded by the coding sequence ATGCTATCTTCCTTTTTAACCGAGGTGATAGAACCCGATCAGAGTTTTATTTCTCCTCATCTTTTGAGCAGTCGGCTGCATATATCGCTAGCAAGGCTGTCAGCGATCGCCCAGGTGCATCGTAATACTTTAACACGCCATCCAGAGTCTCCTGATGCACAACAACGCTTGGGGCAGATTGTGCAAATTGTGGCACAAGCTGCTGAGTTGATCGGAGACGAACAGCGGGCAAGTATTTGGTTTCGCCATCAACCATTGAGTGGGTTTGATAACAAGACCGCAGAAGAACTAGTCGCCGCTGGTCATGCTGATGCCGTATTTGCACATTTAGCGATGCTTAGTGATGGAGCTTACGCTTGA
- a CDS encoding DUF2141 domain-containing protein: MVKVVQGVSLTIAASASLIASTAVAQPSNKLTVVVDGITRPRGQVCFRLYDKDKGFPQSAAGVIQSGCTNAQGTSVIAEFHALQPGTYAVTVFHDENNDQKLNTNFLGIPREGFGISNNPPVKIGAPKFNNASFSVEGNTTITVNMRYF; encoded by the coding sequence ATGGTCAAAGTAGTGCAAGGTGTCAGCTTGACGATCGCAGCTTCTGCAAGTTTAATCGCAAGTACAGCAGTAGCCCAACCGAGTAACAAGTTGACAGTAGTTGTAGACGGAATTACCCGTCCCAGAGGACAAGTTTGTTTTAGACTGTACGATAAAGACAAAGGTTTTCCGCAAAGTGCTGCTGGTGTGATTCAAAGTGGTTGCACAAATGCTCAAGGGACTTCAGTAATAGCAGAATTTCATGCACTACAGCCTGGAACCTATGCAGTAACTGTATTTCATGATGAAAATAATGACCAAAAACTCAACACAAACTTTTTAGGTATTCCGAGAGAAGGTTTTGGTATTTCTAACAATCCCCCAGTAAAAATTGGCGCGCCCAAGTTTAATAATGCCAGTTTTAGTGTTGAGGGAAATACGACTATTACAGTAAACATGCGATATTTTTAA
- the mazG gene encoding nucleoside triphosphate pyrophosphohydrolase, with translation MTHFQKSNQPQATHETLVAIQELIDVVAKLRSPDGGCPWDLAQTPETLMPYVIEEAYEVVDAIRSQDQTAIAEELGDLLLQVVLQAQIASEVGNFSLKEIAQGITQKLIRRHPHVFGDVSVQNVDEVRQNWEQIKAAEKGTSLTDAQKLSHKLSRYARSLPPLMAGMKISQKAAAAGFEWENIQGVWAKYHEELAEFQEAIAHKSLEQQQAELGDLLFVIINLARWYQLDPEAALQGTNQRFVQRIIQMETFAERPLSEYTLEELENLWQQAKAKLAKIQSSEDAVQF, from the coding sequence ATGACTCACTTTCAAAAATCAAATCAACCGCAAGCTACTCACGAAACTTTAGTAGCGATCCAAGAACTTATTGATGTTGTGGCGAAACTGCGATCGCCTGATGGTGGTTGTCCGTGGGATCTAGCACAAACGCCGGAAACTTTGATGCCGTATGTGATTGAAGAAGCCTACGAAGTGGTAGATGCGATTCGCAGTCAAGATCAAACAGCGATCGCTGAAGAATTGGGAGATTTACTATTACAAGTTGTCTTGCAAGCACAAATTGCCTCAGAAGTTGGTAACTTTAGCCTGAAAGAAATTGCCCAAGGGATTACTCAAAAACTGATTCGCCGTCATCCTCATGTGTTTGGGGATGTTAGCGTCCAAAATGTTGATGAAGTTCGGCAAAATTGGGAACAAATTAAAGCAGCAGAAAAAGGCACATCACTGACAGATGCCCAAAAATTGAGTCATAAACTGAGTCGATATGCGCGATCGCTGCCGCCACTCATGGCAGGAATGAAAATTTCCCAAAAAGCTGCGGCGGCAGGATTTGAGTGGGAAAATATTCAGGGAGTATGGGCAAAATATCACGAAGAACTTGCAGAATTTCAAGAAGCAATCGCGCACAAATCATTAGAACAACAACAAGCAGAACTTGGTGACTTATTATTTGTAATTATTAACCTGGCGCGATGGTATCAACTCGATCCCGAAGCAGCATTACAAGGAACTAATCAAAGATTTGTCCAACGTATCATCCAGATGGAAACTTTTGCAGAGCGCCCTTTGTCTGAGTATACGCTGGAAGAATTAGAAAATTTATGGCAACAAGCTAAAGCCAAATTAGCTAAAATCCAGTCTTCTGAGGATGCAGTTCAGTTTTAA
- a CDS encoding metal-binding protein, protein MPSGRTHDRITLWGLPLITSLTFFQTQSGNLTLIMAGAYLFSGLMFGPDLDLYSRQYQRWGFLRWIWLPYQKVLRHRSIFSHGLLIGTTLRVLYLSVWLALVGIFVLGVAHLIWGVELSWQQLITESRRSLTQNAAEWFYLFLGLELGAMSHSLSDWSSSAYKRLQQNRAKMKKRKGSSTQLKRRK, encoded by the coding sequence ATGCCCTCTGGTAGAACGCACGATCGCATTACTTTATGGGGCTTGCCCTTAATTACTAGTCTGACTTTTTTCCAGACTCAGAGTGGTAACTTAACTTTGATTATGGCTGGAGCCTATCTTTTTAGTGGCTTAATGTTTGGTCCAGATTTGGATCTGTACTCTAGACAATACCAACGTTGGGGTTTCTTACGGTGGATTTGGCTACCTTACCAGAAAGTACTACGACATCGCTCTATTTTTTCGCACGGGTTGCTAATTGGGACAACGTTACGAGTATTGTATCTAAGTGTTTGGCTTGCTCTGGTTGGAATTTTCGTCTTGGGAGTGGCGCACTTGATTTGGGGTGTGGAATTAAGTTGGCAACAGTTGATTACAGAAAGTAGGCGATCGCTTACTCAAAACGCAGCGGAATGGTTTTACTTGTTTCTCGGACTCGAATTGGGAGCAATGAGTCATTCTTTGAGTGATTGGAGTAGTTCTGCCTACAAACGATTACAACAGAACCGTGCCAAAATGAAGAAACGTAAAGGAAGTTCAACACAACTCAAACGTCGTAAATAG
- a CDS encoding phosphoribulokinase, translating to MSHRPIILGIVGDSAAGKTTLTKGIAQVLGPENVTVICTDDYHRYDRRQRAEIGITALHLDCNYLDIMQQHLSLLRTGQPILKPIYSHKTGTFEPPQYIKPSKFVIVEGLLGYSTRGARDSFDVKVYLAPPESLRAQWKIKRDTQKRGYTAEQVKAELEKREPDSEQFIRPQRQWADVVVSFYPPNDVSEQGNGHLNVRLVLRPTIPHPDFTQILSVISSHPHPAIRLDLDRDMNKPVDVLEVDRHATSEQVDELEKIICNDMPPHLSHFCSRESNPELGKVAGTTGETIQSYPLAMTQLLITYHMLKATQIYQQVPV from the coding sequence ATGAGCCATCGCCCTATTATTCTTGGCATTGTCGGAGACAGTGCTGCTGGTAAAACGACTTTAACCAAGGGAATTGCTCAGGTACTTGGACCAGAGAATGTTACAGTTATCTGCACAGATGATTACCATCGCTACGATCGCCGTCAACGAGCTGAGATAGGCATCACAGCACTGCATCTTGACTGCAACTATCTCGATATCATGCAACAACATTTGTCCTTATTAAGAACAGGACAACCAATTCTTAAGCCAATCTATAGCCACAAAACAGGAACTTTTGAACCACCACAATACATTAAACCCAGCAAATTTGTCATAGTAGAAGGCTTGCTTGGTTATTCTACACGGGGTGCAAGAGACTCTTTTGATGTTAAAGTTTATCTTGCGCCACCAGAATCACTACGCGCACAATGGAAGATTAAGCGTGACACTCAAAAGCGTGGATATACAGCAGAGCAAGTAAAAGCAGAACTAGAAAAGCGCGAACCTGATTCTGAACAGTTTATCCGTCCTCAGCGTCAATGGGCGGACGTAGTTGTTAGTTTTTATCCTCCTAATGATGTATCTGAGCAAGGTAATGGTCATCTCAATGTACGCTTAGTTTTGCGCCCAACGATCCCACACCCAGATTTTACACAAATTTTGAGTGTAATCAGCAGCCATCCTCATCCAGCGATTCGTTTAGATTTGGATCGAGATATGAACAAGCCTGTAGATGTCTTGGAAGTTGATCGTCATGCAACATCAGAACAAGTCGATGAGTTAGAAAAGATCATTTGTAACGATATGCCACCCCATTTGTCACACTTTTGCAGCCGCGAAAGCAATCCTGAATTGGGTAAGGTTGCTGGTACTACAGGGGAAACAATTCAGAGCTATCCTCTTGCCATGACACAACTTTTAATCACGTACCATATGCTCAAAGCAACACAAATTTATCAACAAGTTCCTGTTTAA
- a CDS encoding amidohydrolase family protein — translation MSISPKTDSLIVKNALVLASGDTSPQPHTDILIEQGTIVAVAADLSIPPGCAVIDATGLLVTPGLINGHFHSHEHFHKGRFDNLPLELWMHFVRPPVAPPPLTPEQVYLRTMIGAIEAIRTGTTFVVDDVNHAPHFSMECIDAVFQAYEDIGLRALVSVSFYDLPFYRAVPFFDEEMPRHLREQLDRQGLPDRDRLLTIAQHLAQTRHPNQHRVGYIVAPSAPQRCSRSFLVQLGELANTYNLPMMLHLLETRLQAVTGQLFHQCSMTEYLAELGILSDRIALQHCVWLTPHDIKLLAQSGASVVYNPLSNLKLGSGRMPVRAFQEAGVNIALASDGCGSRDSLNMLSVMQAAALLNKSPTTAPEQWISAEEAFKFATIGGAKAFGFEQVLGKIAPGYRADFVGYRLNNLSFVPLNHPLRQLVYAETGAAVDLVVVDGVEVMCSGKLTQVNEQALIEAIYKVHHQILPAMQESEATVQTFLPYYRQIYDRCLTQPVDPTILTPDLSQPATGATC, via the coding sequence ATGAGCATTTCTCCAAAAACTGATAGCTTGATCGTCAAAAATGCTTTAGTACTAGCATCAGGTGATACCTCACCGCAACCTCATACAGATATTTTGATCGAACAAGGTACGATTGTCGCAGTTGCTGCGGATTTATCGATTCCTCCAGGCTGTGCAGTGATTGATGCAACGGGACTATTGGTAACTCCTGGCTTGATTAATGGACACTTTCACTCTCACGAGCATTTTCATAAAGGACGGTTTGATAACCTACCGCTTGAATTATGGATGCACTTTGTGCGTCCGCCAGTTGCCCCACCACCCTTGACGCCAGAGCAAGTTTATCTGCGTACAATGATTGGTGCTATAGAAGCTATACGCACAGGTACAACGTTTGTTGTCGATGATGTCAACCATGCTCCTCATTTTTCTATGGAGTGTATTGATGCCGTTTTTCAAGCTTATGAAGATATTGGATTACGAGCATTAGTTAGCGTTAGTTTTTACGATTTACCGTTTTACCGTGCAGTACCTTTTTTCGATGAAGAAATGCCACGACACTTGCGCGAACAGCTTGATCGCCAAGGTTTACCCGATCGCGATCGCCTGTTAACCATTGCACAACATTTGGCACAAACGCGCCATCCAAATCAACATCGAGTCGGCTATATCGTGGCTCCTTCTGCGCCACAGCGTTGTAGTCGATCTTTTCTGGTTCAGCTTGGGGAATTGGCAAATACATACAATCTACCCATGATGCTGCATTTACTCGAAACGCGCTTACAAGCGGTTACAGGGCAATTATTTCACCAGTGTTCGATGACTGAGTATTTAGCTGAATTGGGTATTTTAAGCGATCGCATTGCCTTACAGCATTGTGTTTGGTTAACACCACATGACATCAAACTTCTTGCTCAATCAGGCGCGAGTGTTGTTTATAATCCACTTTCCAATCTTAAGCTTGGTAGTGGTAGAATGCCTGTTCGTGCTTTTCAAGAAGCAGGGGTAAACATTGCTCTTGCAAGCGATGGATGTGGATCGAGAGATAGTCTCAATATGCTTTCTGTCATGCAGGCTGCTGCTTTACTTAACAAATCACCCACAACGGCTCCAGAACAGTGGATTTCTGCCGAGGAAGCCTTTAAATTTGCAACAATTGGAGGTGCTAAGGCATTTGGCTTTGAACAAGTCTTGGGAAAAATTGCCCCTGGCTACCGCGCTGATTTCGTCGGATACCGACTTAACAATCTATCCTTTGTACCGTTGAATCATCCTCTACGGCAACTCGTTTATGCAGAAACAGGTGCTGCTGTAGATTTAGTTGTTGTTGATGGTGTTGAAGTTATGTGCAGTGGTAAACTAACTCAGGTTAATGAGCAAGCACTAATCGAAGCAATCTACAAAGTGCATCATCAAATATTACCTGCAATGCAAGAATCAGAAGCAACAGTACAAACTTTTCTGCCTTACTACCGTCAAATTTACGATCGCTGTTTGACACAACCTGTCGATCCTACAATTCTGACTCCTGATCTAAGTCAGCCTGCGACAGGAGCAACTTGTTGA
- a CDS encoding extracellular solute-binding protein — protein MSDSFMRMSRRALLGAGLFAGTSLLLKGCGGNEASQSNGNRLVAATFTGSWEEAHRTILVPYFAQKTGTTTNLVPQLAIDQVAQLSASANSPPYDIALLDEGPFRNAPVEQILQPFPVDLSENFQDLLPQYQTKADEWGPTVAVQAIGIGYNTARISTPPTSWEDLWKPEFAGRLGLVSMQSTVGTAFMVQLARMRGGGEDNIEPAFEAIREILPNVAAVASNPGALSVLFQQGEIDIAPHYLNNMAPLTAAGTEVDWVVPQEGALLISPSMHVVRNPRERELAAAYIDAAISAEVQTQMASAPYYFVPTNSKAKISGFIAERLGSTTEAVVDKLVPLDWQTISKNLPTWIERFNREVVV, from the coding sequence ATGTCTGATTCTTTCATGCGGATGTCTCGTCGTGCCCTATTAGGTGCTGGACTTTTCGCGGGAACAAGCTTATTACTCAAAGGTTGTGGTGGCAATGAAGCATCACAAAGTAATGGTAATAGACTCGTGGCTGCAACATTTACGGGAAGTTGGGAGGAAGCACATCGGACGATTTTAGTGCCTTACTTTGCCCAGAAAACCGGAACTACGACTAACTTAGTACCGCAATTAGCAATTGACCAAGTCGCACAACTCTCTGCATCAGCTAATAGCCCGCCTTATGATATAGCACTCTTAGATGAAGGACCGTTTCGTAATGCTCCAGTTGAACAAATATTACAACCCTTTCCCGTTGACCTCAGTGAAAACTTTCAAGATCTGTTACCGCAGTATCAAACAAAAGCTGATGAGTGGGGACCTACTGTAGCCGTTCAAGCGATCGGTATCGGTTACAACACCGCACGAATTTCTACACCACCGACATCATGGGAAGACTTATGGAAGCCAGAATTTGCAGGTCGTCTCGGGCTTGTGAGTATGCAAAGTACGGTAGGAACCGCTTTTATGGTGCAACTTGCACGGATGCGCGGTGGTGGGGAAGATAATATTGAGCCAGCTTTTGAGGCAATTCGAGAAATCTTACCAAACGTCGCTGCGGTTGCTTCTAATCCTGGTGCACTCTCGGTTTTATTTCAGCAAGGAGAAATTGACATAGCCCCGCATTATTTGAATAATATGGCTCCGCTCACAGCGGCAGGAACAGAAGTAGACTGGGTTGTTCCTCAAGAGGGCGCACTCCTCATTAGCCCGTCAATGCACGTTGTCAGGAATCCCAGAGAGCGTGAACTTGCTGCTGCATACATTGATGCTGCAATTAGCGCTGAGGTGCAAACTCAAATGGCTTCAGCACCCTATTATTTTGTGCCAACGAATAGCAAGGCTAAGATTTCAGGTTTCATTGCCGAAAGATTGGGTAGCACAACTGAGGCTGTTGTTGATAAACTCGTGCCACTCGATTGGCAAACAATTAGTAAAAACTTACCAACGTGGATTGAACGCTTCAATCGTGAAGTTGTGGTTTAA
- a CDS encoding IS1/IS1595 family N-terminal zinc-binding domain-containing protein produces the protein MKNGFIHNGNQDFKCKQCNRQFVLNPKNKPIAQETKELIDKLLSLVLLLNY, from the coding sequence GTGAAAAACGGGTTTATTCATAACGGCAACCAAGACTTTAAGTGTAAACAATGTAATAGGCAGTTTGTTCTCAACCCCAAAAATAAGCCGATTGCACAGGAGACTAAAGAATTAATAGATAAGTTGCTGTCATTGGTATTATTGCTGAACTATTAG